TGGAGAATGTTCATGACAGCATAAATATCCCAAAGCTCTCTTGCAGAACTCTCTTAAGCAGACAATTTAAACTCCCTAGTGCACAGGAAATGTCCTTAAACGCAGTCAGAACATGGATGTTAAAACGCAGGCTTTAGCATTTTGTGACTGATATAGCACTCATGGCTGCTTAAATACTCTTATGCCACAACAGTCGGGGTAGGAGAAACTTGTTTGAAATAGCATTGTTCAAACATAACCATCTCTCTCTCAGAAGTAGCAACAGCTGCAACTCTCTATATAGCTATAAACACAAAATTTTTATCATATCAATAAAATTTAGAAATTTGTCCCAGAAATGCTACTCAATTGATGGTCATTATATGCATCACTTAATATTCAAGGATGCAAGCAAAAGATTACCTGTGAGCGTGAAAGTCTGTTAAAGAGGAAATCTACCACTTCTGGAAGACAGTTAAAATGCACCTAAAGCACCTTGTAAAATACAGCATGAACAGTCACTACCAGCTCAGGTTTACATGGACTGCAAATGATTTGTATTAAAACATAGACTGTACTTAGAGCAAAGGCTGATCTAGACCAGGATCCTGTCTCCCATCAATGGCCAAAAGTATACCTCTTCCTTTGCAATGCTGAAATGTTAAAAGTTTCTACGAGATTATACAGCATTGCTATAAATACAGTAAGAACAGTTTTTCCGTATCACCACATTAATACATCTATTACCCAgagagattctttttttttttttttttacagcaggaAAATCTTACAGCAATGggagtattttcatttctttttaagtatcaaaagaaaaaagtctgtatTCATATCTGTTTTCGTACTTTTTTCATCCCTTCTCTGCTTGTGACCATCCTTCCTCTGTGTAATCTTCCTGGGAGGTTCCGGTTCTGGACACACTATTCCACTAATCACAAGtcctcctgaaaaaaaacagaaagctcaTTAACTCATAATAATTTTTCAAGAATGCAGACTTGCACAACCAACATGCATTTCAGTTGAGGATATATTTCCTTGATGCTGAAATATTCAGATTGTTTTAGAAAGCCAGAACAAACCAGAAAGCTTTTCAACTTCATTTCGGAACGTAATGCATCttgaaactttttttaaaaggatttgATCATATTTCAGTCAGAGAACATTTCAGAAATCCACGACATAAGAGTAATTTTTAAGATAAAACATCAATCTTAGGGACCCaaaaaatttttattttcaagccGACTAACTGATTAGGAAAGGACTAAAAGAGGCTgaactgtcagaaaaaaaataaaaaccctgaGAACATCAGATCTATTCAGATCAGATCCCGAAGATCTATTCTAACACTTTGAGGAGTTACTGAGATTGgataaaatactgtaatatCTACTCTGGAGAACAATCCCCACACAAAGGGAAATGATCCAATGAATGATCCAGTAGACTCCCTCTTTTTCCGGTGACATACAGAATCTCTGACGTAATAAACCTTCTAGCAGAGAGAAACGCTTTGTTCTTCTCTAAACGGTTAAGGCAAGGCTGATACTATTTCTAGCTGACACTGGAGTAGCAGGAGAGGAAACGGACTACACAGAAAGATGCCTAAATAACTGGAGACCATAAAGGATCCactttctaaaaaaaattaccaacTGTTACGAACCTCAAGGCTTTCACAGCACAAGATCAATCCAGATTTCTCTTTACTGCTCTATGGGGAGAAAGCAAATGGGTATTTTGGAAGTAGTACCTGAAGGCCTCATCGTATAGTTCACACGCTCGCCTCGCCAATATTCCAGAGGTCTCAGTCGTAACCTTTTTGTCCGACGAACATTAGGTGTGTTGGAAGGCATTACTAATTTAAAGGATGAAATAATTTACATTAAGTACGAAAGGAAAATtgggaaatggaaaacattaCATATCCTTTCCTGTTGTTCCATATCAGGGGGgtcagcacttcccagctgaTAATTATATCAAACTGCCATCACAACAGGAAAAGGGAATCAGCATTGCCAAAAGCATTCTTTTACATACatcaatatttattctttttcttaaagtCACAATGCTGCCTTCATATTAGATTTCATTCTACATATCTTAGTGAATCTGAGATATGGACATTAGGGACACAAGCACAAGTAGCagcaaacatagaatcatagaatagttagggctggaaaggacattaagatcatcaagttccaatccccctgccatgggcagggacacctcacactaaacaccATGttatccaaggctctgtccaacctgaccttgagcactgccagggatggagcattcacaacttccctgggcaacccagtccagtgcctcaccacccttacagtaaagaacttcctccttatatccaatctaaacttctcctgtttaagttttaacccattaccccttatcttGTCACtgcagttcctaatgaagagtccctccccagcatccttataggccccttcagatactggaaggctgctatgatgtctccaggctgaacagccccaactttctcagcctgccttcatacgggaggtgctccagtcccctgggcatcctcatggccctcctctggacttgttccaacagttccatgtcctttttatgttgaggacaccagaactgcacacaatactccaagtgaggtctcacgagagcagagtagaggggcaggatcacctccttcgacctgctggtcacgctccttttgatgcagcccaggatacggttggctttctggggtgTAAGCGcgcactgaagccggctcatgttcattttctcatcaaccaacacccccaagtccttctccgcagggctgctctgaatctcttctctgagcaacctgtatttgtgcctgggattgctttgacccaggtgtaggaccttgcacttggcacggttaaacttcataaggttggcatcagcccaccttacaagcgtgtcaaggtccctctggatggcattccttccctccaggatatcaaccaaaccacataGCTTGATGTCATGGGCAGgattgctgagggcgcactcaatcccactgtccatgtcactgacaaagatgttgaacaagaccagtcccaacaccagtccctgagggacaccactcattactggtctccagaaggacattgagccattgaccacaattctttgcatgtggccatccagccaattctttatccaccgagtggtccatctatcaaattgatgtctctccaatttagagacaaggatgttgtgcgggacagtgttgaacactttgcacaactGTGTAGACACAAACTCTCAACAAAGACTAAATGTGAAGGATTTCATTAGCAACAGTGAAAAGGCACTGCCCTGGTAGTGCAAGAGGAGAGTAATAAAGAATGCATAAGCAGCCTCTTGGTTTCAAGATTCTTAAATCCAATCTCCAAGTTCCAGGAGAGCAGCACTTTTGCCAGCAGAAACCCCCCACATTTCCAAGACTTCTCAGGTATTTATCTTAATTATTACTAAGTCTCAACTTTCAATTTGTCTAAGCTGCCATATATGAATATGGTAACATTCAATATTCTCGTGTTTGtgagaaagaataaaagccCCCTGAGAGCTGAAAGCAAGTTAGTCAAGAATATTTAcaggctaaaaataaaaatggtaaaTAACTTGCTGCAATAGCTTTTGAAGGCAGACATAACTATAGTGTGCATAATATACTAATGAAGGGAATAAAACCCAATAAAACTCTCCAGTACGGGACTACAATTGACTGTTTGCCCATTGCTCCATCCTATCCAGACTCAGACCACCACAGAAGGCAGGTTATTTGCACCCTCAGTTATACTGTTTAAAACCAAACTCTTATTGTTCTTATTGAACTGTGAGCAGTGTCTTGACTcaatattaaatgaaaaacaaaaatgtgacAGTTAAAAAGGTAACTGTTGaatacagtaataaaaatgaaatactagaagttttaaaagtaatttacaaATTAGAGCAGGGTTAATGTACACTGAAGAACTACCAGGCCTTATCTGTAAATACTAACATACGAACTCATTTCTAGGTGCCTTCCTATGTCTCATTCAGCAAAGTTTACATCAAGTTGGAAATGCATTTGTATTTATGCACTTACactaagatattttaaaataaccttACCTATTTTATGTCTTGCTAATTCGTCTGACAACAGATGTTGTATTTTACTGTCCAATCCTTCAGAATTAtctgaaaatacattcaaaaCCCACAATTATAATAATATACTATTCCTGACTTTTATTCACTCTACCCACTTGAAGCAACCAAAGGTAACATAAGCAgaagttctttttcctttagccATACATGAAACTCAGTGTAGATAAACAGTACGTGCAATTAGCTTTTAAGCAGTGTAAGCTTGAAAATTACATGAAAACTATACATTCAAGTAAATATTTCCCAGGCCCATTCCTCTGATAAAACAAACATTGGCGAAGTATAACTACACATACTATTTTATTGCTCATAGTGAAAGGTCACTCAGCTTTATACCACTCAAGTCTGACTTTAGAACAACCTTCTTATCAGAACACATACAAAACTAGGTCTTTGAAGAAAACACTGCATGAATGAGTAACATTCACAACTGGCTCTAAAACACTAACGAAAAGACTTCCTGTCCCTAGGGTTCATATTCATGATGACAACATGCGCAACTTATGTAGGGgaacttaaaaggaaaaaaagcaaagtatttttagGCAAACCAGCCATGATACCATAAAGATGTACAATCTGGTCTGAAGTGATCAAGTAACATCACATGGCAACACACCAAACTGCTACAAACCAAGCCTAAAAATTGTATTCAAAGTATTCTGGAAGGATAACTTCATCTTGGCAGGCCTAATGCCAAACCATGTAGTACTTGCCCCTCCAAAGCTAACACATGGTAAAGCCTGAATACTGTATCATGGATTTTGGCAGAGGTGACCAGAGCCATTACAATCTGCATTCTTACCCTGGACAAGCAGAGTACAACATTAAGAAATTACTAAACCATGAAATACGACTTATAAGAAGCTTATacataaaatggaagaaaataacaaCTTTAAACATTACCTGAAGATGTATTATCCTGTTCACAATATTGACTTCCGGAAGTGAATTTATCACAATGTTCTAGAACAGGCCTGcttcaaaggtaaaaaaaaaagacactgctTGAATACGTTAAATGGCAAAGCAGCATTACAGCACTACCAAAAATAGCGAAtttaagggattttttttcagatcacGTGagatggttttttttccttctaaacttGTCTGTACTGATTAGACATTGAAGCAAATGACTGCTAGTTAGGAGTCACAGGTCTGAAATTCATCAGTTGCTTCTTTACTTGGTCATTAGGCAGACAAACAAGTGTTCACACCATCCCTCTAAACAGGTTTCTTAAAAATCTTTTATCaatttcttgttttttctccctttgagAAGAAACAGACCTTCTCCACTCCTCTGTAGCACTACCTTCCAAACTATTTTCCACAGAACATGATTACGGAACtgctttaaagaataatttgcATACTGTAAAGAAAGGACAATAAAACAGTTCGTAATTGTAATTTGTAGTATGCATTCTGACATAAAATTTTCCACATAAAATGACAATAATTAACATATATGTAACTCCACCAAAGATTCTCTAGCAGTCAAATGACTTCTAACAGGACCTCTCTTAGAACCTTAGCACTAGTATCCCTAACTTTTCCACCTTCCCCTATCTGTGGCTGTGCTTCACTGCTTTTACCATGCCAATGAAGTTCAGGGGTGATCCTCCAAAAGGTGCATTTCAATGCTAGATTTGCAAAGCTGCACTACAAATATGTCCAAGTCAGGAACAGGTTCACGAACATATTATTACATATATTATAACATATTATTATTACGTTTACTGTTAAGTCAATTTTGCTTACTAAAAGAAACCTGTAAGTCCACAATATTACGTACTGAAcagattcattaaaaaaataattaaaaagcactgcaaaaagcagcaattaaaaTCCCAATTAGACCGGTTAAACAGACTAAGTCTTTTAATTACCAATCAGTAGTAAAGTTAATTCTTCAGAAATATAGTTGAAGAGTTAAAACactattttctctgtttataaacaaagaaacaaacctgaCAGTGAAGTCATTCTACGGGTGGTGGGCTTGTGTGCACATGTAGGggggctttttattttatttggttttgaacTGGATCTGCTACTCAGGTCTCAAAGGCACACACTAAAAAATCCAGCACAAGTTTCTTTATGTAGAAGCATACACTAGATTTGGCACCCACCTCTGTGACTAGGATGTTGATTACACCATTTGGTTTCCCTATTAGCTATTCAGTTTGGCGATTACTGCTTAAAAGTTAACAAGATGCATTTAATTATCTACCAAGTTATACTATACTTGTAAGGAATTACATAAATAAACATACTTTAGTCCACGTTGTGCGTAACGTTTTCTTTTGTTACgttttattttcacatctgATAACTTGTGGTTTTCCCTTGTACTTTCCTGTACAGAAGAACTGTCAGAATCCATTTCAGACTCATTGTCCTCAGGGCCTAAGCAAACACCTTCACTGTTTCTGCAGTGACTCCTTTTGGGTATCTTCCCTGAAGACTTAGCTGACAGCAGTTTCTTTCCAGAATTCTTCACGCTGCCTACGACATGCTGTAGTGCTTTTACAGGAGTTTCGTAATTTGCACCACCAATGGATTCCAATGTCTGCAAtacatttttaggctttttagACTGAGCCGAGTTCTGAATCACAGAAGTCTCTAATTCCTGATGCAGGACTGAGGCAAACACCTCATCCAATTTCACAGGCTCACTTTCAAGCTCTTCTTCACTGGGTACACTGTGAGAAATCTCCTTTCTTTGTAACTGAGGCTTTCTCTCACTACTTTTCTTGCCAGTTTTTTTAAGCTTCTTCCTTGAACTTCCTGCTAGTCTCTTAGTTACTGTAGCCCCGGGATGTTTCTGCTTAACAGATTGTTTCTTGTGAACTAAATGCTGAGAAGCTTTTGAAGCTGACCGCAGAACCCCGGAaaacttcagcttctcttttgGAGACAGAGACCGCTTTTGCTGGTGCCCAGCTGAGGACATAAGTGAATCCTCACTTGGCATTACCATTGTTTTACATCGTTCTGCATcacatgcttttgtttccagACCAGACTGTGACAACGTAATTTTTTTGGCTTCTGGTTTCCAGGATGtgtcctttttcttgtttggagAGCTTTGCTTAAGTGCATCCTTTTTAGTCTTTCCTATCAATACACAAAACAGTTGGACATTAGTATCTCTTCTAATTGAACCTGAAGATATATGATTTAATAAcggaagagaaaaataaagcattataataatttttaaaaagtatcacaaaagcagatttttctctgatgcttaaaagaaggctttctCTGAACTacagtatataaaaaaattaaaccagaatTTTCAGTGTACTGCccagcagacaaaaaaaagcacaaatgtTACATTCAATCTGCTTTCcagttttcagtatttcctgCTACAAAACCCTTCACAAATAATTCTTAAAAACTCATCTCCATCAGTTCAAGCTTCTTTTCTACACAGAGAGGAGCAAAAGCTTTTGGGTAGCTACAAGCTCTTTGCTTGTAAGATAAGACAACACTGCtaacttattttttaatgtcttaaCAGAAAGAGCCGGACAACGGGGGGGGTGCGAAGAcactgtctcaccaccttcTACACACCCACACTTAACTGCAACTGAAACATCAATTAGGAATCCATTAATGTCTCTCATTGACTTCACCCTTATTTCcaaacaaaccaccacaaaaaataTCCAGCCATACAACCAGGAAGTCTAAAGACCTGTTTAAATAACTTACCCATATGAGTAACGTTTTGCCTTCGAGATTTAAGAACCTTTCCTTCGCTGTCAGAGATGGAATCTGATTCTGATGTTCCTTCTAATTCATGTGTTCTGACATCCAAATCATCCATTTTCTGTTTAGTACGTGCTTCAACCTGTACTTTtctcttcttgcctttcttaccctttgtcttctccttttccatACGAGTAACGTTTTGCTTTTGAGATTTAAGAAACTTTCCTTCACTGTCAGAGATGGAGTCTGATTCTGATGTTCCTTCTGATTCACGCATTCTGACATCCAAATCatccattttctgtttattacaTGCTTCACCCTGCACTTTTatcttcttgcctttcttacCCTCTGTCTTCTCCCTTTCCATACGAGTAACATTTTGCCTTCGAGATTTAAGAACCTTTCCTTCACTGTCAGAGACGGAATCTGATTCTGATGTTCCTTTTAATTCATGTGTTCTGACATCCAAATCATCCATTTTCTGTTTAGTACATGCTTCACCCTGCACTTTAatcttcttgcctttcttacCCTCTGTCTTCTCCCTTTCCATACGAGTAACATTTTGCCTTCGAGATTTAAGAACCTTTTCTTCACTGTCAGAGATGGAATCTGATTCTGATGTTCCTTTTAATTCATGTGTTCTGACATCCAAATCATCCATTTTCTGTTTAGTACATGCTTCACCCTGCACTTTTatcttcttgcctttcttacCCTCTGTCTTCTCCCTTTCCATACGAGTAACATTTTGCCTTCGAGATTTAAGAACCTTTTCTTCACTGTCAGAGATGGAATCTGATTCTGATGTTCCTTTTAATTCATGTGTTCTGACATCCAAATCATCCATTTTCTGTTTAGTACATGCTTCACCCTGCACTTTTatcttcttgcctttcttacCCTCTGTCTTCTCCCTTTCCATACGAGTAACATTTTGCCTTCGAGATTTAAGAACCTTTTCTTCACTGTCAGAGATGGAATCTGATTCTGATGTTCCTTTCAATTGATGTATGCTGAAGTCTAAATCATCCATTTTCTGTTTAGTAAGTGCTTCAACCTGTGTTTTTCCGTTCTTGCTTTTCTTACCCTCTGTCATCTTTTCAGAGGGCTGAAACTTAGAAACAGGAGTTGCAGAGCTagcttttcttgattttttgtTCGTACGGGgtattgaaaagaaagaattaacaGATACATCATATGATTCATCAATGAAAAAATCACATTCATTTTCTATATCTTGATCTTTCATAGGAGGAGGCGATGGAGGTGATATTGAGGCTGAATACCTAAAGAAAGGAGGGACAAAGTAGTCACATCATGTGGGGAgaaaaaatgaatcaaaatcTCACAAAACTAGCGATGACTCTAGAACACTGAAACATGCTACAAGACATTCCTCAGAAGGATTACTATAAAGTTCATCATTCACTGCCCTTTAGCTTCCAAAGAGAACACAAGGCCTGCTT
The sequence above is a segment of the Lathamus discolor isolate bLatDis1 chromosome 1, bLatDis1.hap1, whole genome shotgun sequence genome. Coding sequences within it:
- the CENPC gene encoding centromere protein C isoform X2 encodes the protein MSSSSSRQPRTANDWDCHKREYRARFCRGRGNKIAVEPGQNVLELIQDGFESCGNDLTITSSSPAHCSTPIIRNDNMTTRSTGELTNSVERAFNSAVSLPASPLKPVNNRGCSHTSPLKPVICDYVADSKTPESPVSKIKTNDTLKDVEALRKSPDVSLDPEDDHGPIRLLLLEEAKGPPVHTLHVHGQNAPAAVKSHMEVKNLGGPQTGRDEQVVLMNGTERIATSSIQKRKSFSSVVLAAVATETPGKRYSASISPPSPPPMKDQDIENECDFFIDESYDVSVNSFFSIPRTNKKSRKASSATPVSKFQPSEKMTEGKKSKNGKTQVEALTKQKMDDLDFSIHQLKGTSESDSISDSEEKVLKSRRQNVTRMEREKTEGKKGKKIKVQGEACTKQKMDDLDVRTHELKGTSESDSISDSEEKVLKSRRQNVTRMEREKTEGKKGKKIKVQGEACTKQKMDDLDVRTHELKGTSESDSISDSEEKVLKSRRQNVTRMEREKTEGKKGKKIKVQGEACTKQKMDDLDVRTHELKGTSESDSVSDSEGKVLKSRRQNVTRMEREKTEGKKGKKIKVQGEACNKQKMDDLDVRMRESEGTSESDSISDSEGKFLKSQKQNVTRMEKEKTKGKKGKKRKVQVEARTKQKMDDLDVRTHELEGTSESDSISDSEGKVLKSRRQNVTHMGKTKKDALKQSSPNKKKDTSWKPEAKKITLSQSGLETKACDAERCKTMVMPSEDSLMSSAGHQQKRSLSPKEKLKFSGVLRSASKASQHLVHKKQSVKQKHPGATVTKRLAGSSRKKLKKTGKKSSERKPQLQRKEISHSVPSEEELESEPVKLDEVFASVLHQELETSVIQNSAQSKKPKNVLQTLESIGGANYETPVKALQHVVGSVKNSGKKLLSAKSSGKIPKRSHCRNSEGVCLGPEDNESEMDSDSSSVQESTRENHKLSDVKIKRNKRKRYAQRGLNRPVLEHCDKFTSGSQYCEQDNTSSDNSEGLDSKIQHLLSDELARHKIVMPSNTPNVRRTKRLRLRPLEYWRGERVNYTMRPSGGLVISGIVCPEPEPPRKITQRKDGHKQRRDEKRSEIPANMDHSLADTSKPTAVVDPETNEEVLLKCVNTEGSNSCFFKDESVEIYKNLDTSTFAIGKLILKPFKEKGYQFVHMDTIAFHIICGKLLVTLHKTSYYLTTGDFFCVPAGNGYNIRNLLNKESVLLFTQLKKDRPNPHSMLET
- the CENPC gene encoding centromere protein C isoform X3, with product MSSSSSRQPRTANDWDCHKREYRARFCRGRGNKIAVEPGQNVLELIQDGFESCGNDLTITSSSPAHCSTPIIRNDNMTTRSTGELTNSVERAFNSAVSLPASPLKPVNNRAGCSHTSPLKPVICDYVADSKTPESPVSKIKTNDTLKDVEALRKSPDVSLDPEDDHGPIRLLLLEEAKGPPVHTLHVHGQNAPAAVKSHMEVKNLGGPQTGRDEQVVLMNGTERIATSSIQKRKSFSSVVLAAVATETPGKRYSASISPPSPPPMKDQDIENECDFFIDESYDVSVNSFFSIPRTNKKSRKASSATPVSKFQPSEKMTEGKKSKNGKTQVEALTKQKMDDLDFSIHQLKGTSESDSISDSEEKVLKSRRQNVTRMEREKTEGKKGKKIKVQGEACTKQKMDDLDVRTHELKGTSESDSISDSEEKVLKSRRQNVTRMEREKTEGKKGKKIKVQGEACTKQKMDDLDVRTHELKGTSESDSISDSEEKVLKSRRQNVTRMEREKTEGKKGKKIKVQGEACTKQKMDDLDVRTHELKGTSESDSVSDSEGKVLKSRRQNVTRMEREKTEGKKGKKIKVQGEACNKQKMDDLDVRMRESEGTSESDSISDSEGKFLKSQKQNVTRMEKEKTKGKKGKKRKVQVEARTKQKMDDLDVRTHELEGTSESDSISDSEGKVLKSRRQNVTHMGKTKKDALKQSSPNKKKDTSWKPEAKKITLSQSGLETKACDAERCKTMVMPSEDSLMSSAGHQQKRSLSPKEKLKFSGVLRSASKASQHLVHKKQSVKQKHPGATVTKRLAGSSRKKLKKTGKKSSERKPQLQRKEISHSVPSEEELESEPVKLDEVFASVLHQELETSVIQNSAQSKKPKNVLQTLESIGGANYETPVKALQHVVGSVKNSGKKLLSAKSSGKIPKRSHCRNSEGVCLGPEDNESEMDSDSSSVQESTRENHKLSDVKIKRNKRKRYAQRGLKPVLEHCDKFTSGSQYCEQDNTSSDNSEGLDSKIQHLLSDELARHKIVMPSNTPNVRRTKRLRLRPLEYWRGERVNYTMRPSGGLVISGIVCPEPEPPRKITQRKDGHKQRRDEKRSEIPANMDHSLADTSKPTAVVDPETNEEVLLKCVNTEGSNSCFFKDESVEIYKNLDTSTFAIGKLILKPFKEKGYQFVHMDTIAFHIICGKLLVTLHKTSYYLTTGDFFCVPAGNGYNIRNLLNKESVLLFTQLKKDRPNPHSMLET
- the CENPC gene encoding centromere protein C isoform X1, yielding MSSSSSRQPRTANDWDCHKREYRARFCRGRGNKIAVEPGQNVLELIQDGFESCGNDLTITSSSPAHCSTPIIRNDNMTTRSTGELTNSVERAFNSAVSLPASPLKPVNNRAGCSHTSPLKPVICDYVADSKTPESPVSKIKTNDTLKDVEALRKSPDVSLDPEDDHGPIRLLLLEEAKGPPVHTLHVHGQNAPAAVKSHMEVKNLGGPQTGRDEQVVLMNGTERIATSSIQKRKSFSSVVLAAVATETPGKRYSASISPPSPPPMKDQDIENECDFFIDESYDVSVNSFFSIPRTNKKSRKASSATPVSKFQPSEKMTEGKKSKNGKTQVEALTKQKMDDLDFSIHQLKGTSESDSISDSEEKVLKSRRQNVTRMEREKTEGKKGKKIKVQGEACTKQKMDDLDVRTHELKGTSESDSISDSEEKVLKSRRQNVTRMEREKTEGKKGKKIKVQGEACTKQKMDDLDVRTHELKGTSESDSISDSEEKVLKSRRQNVTRMEREKTEGKKGKKIKVQGEACTKQKMDDLDVRTHELKGTSESDSVSDSEGKVLKSRRQNVTRMEREKTEGKKGKKIKVQGEACNKQKMDDLDVRMRESEGTSESDSISDSEGKFLKSQKQNVTRMEKEKTKGKKGKKRKVQVEARTKQKMDDLDVRTHELEGTSESDSISDSEGKVLKSRRQNVTHMGKTKKDALKQSSPNKKKDTSWKPEAKKITLSQSGLETKACDAERCKTMVMPSEDSLMSSAGHQQKRSLSPKEKLKFSGVLRSASKASQHLVHKKQSVKQKHPGATVTKRLAGSSRKKLKKTGKKSSERKPQLQRKEISHSVPSEEELESEPVKLDEVFASVLHQELETSVIQNSAQSKKPKNVLQTLESIGGANYETPVKALQHVVGSVKNSGKKLLSAKSSGKIPKRSHCRNSEGVCLGPEDNESEMDSDSSSVQESTRENHKLSDVKIKRNKRKRYAQRGLNRPVLEHCDKFTSGSQYCEQDNTSSDNSEGLDSKIQHLLSDELARHKIVMPSNTPNVRRTKRLRLRPLEYWRGERVNYTMRPSGGLVISGIVCPEPEPPRKITQRKDGHKQRRDEKRSEIPANMDHSLADTSKPTAVVDPETNEEVLLKCVNTEGSNSCFFKDESVEIYKNLDTSTFAIGKLILKPFKEKGYQFVHMDTIAFHIICGKLLVTLHKTSYYLTTGDFFCVPAGNGYNIRNLLNKESVLLFTQLKKDRPNPHSMLET